GTCTTTGACAACACATCGCTGTGCAGTATTCGTAACTTTTGATTAATTTCAACATATCTGTAATCTCGTTCTGGTATATATCCGATCAAGCGATACGCCCGCAACAACCCCCCAAAACGGGTGCAATAAAGGCTGCTCGGCGGCATATTTTCGGATTCATCAATAATCATAGCAGATAATCTGCCTGTTTGAAGCTGAAGAGACTTGAGACGAGCAAGGAGGTCGGCGTCAGATATTTTACTGTGCCGATCCCGAATTATGTTCTGAACCCTATAGAACTGGACTGCATCCACCACAGATGCGAATGCTCCTTCTTTTCGCACCCATTCATTTTCAGGATTCGCCTTTTGCTTGCTTTTCAATTTGCAAGAGCTGCGGTTGAATAGATTGTTTCCGATATATTTTTCATTGGTTAGTACTTCTCTCACAGTCCCCCTCGTCCAAGGCCTTCCAAAATCCGTCCTCCAGCTATTAGCATTCAGTGCATCCGCAATTTCAGACTCTCGTCTACCGGCAATAAATTGATCATACATCCAGCATATTCTTTCTCGCTCTGACTCAGGACCCGGCACCAACACGACGCGTTCTGTCTGCAAGCTTTTACGCTGACCGATCGATAATTCTTGCTTTGGTTTTCCAAATTCATCTACAAGCATCCGTCGAAGGCCAAATCCTGCGGGACCACCTTGCCTGTAGCCTTTTAGTATTAAGTTACACTGTCCAATAAAAACTTTATTTGAAAGCTGGCGGCAATATTCACTGGCACTTTCATCTTTCAGTATGGTCATGATACGATCAGCAATTGTGCTCGTCATGGTTAGATTCTTGTCACAGGCTTGACAAATGACTCCCTTACGCTCCAGCTGCATTCTGTAATAGTCAGCCTCTCGGCTATCAACAAAACGTCCCCAACGACTGTCATCTAAATATAATACAATCTGATAGTCGCTGCGACCAGATTCAACATC
This DNA window, taken from Desulfovibrio sp. TomC, encodes the following:
- a CDS encoding recombinase family protein → MRQTGTAYTVEEIKNLRLKGAIYIRMSTELQVESPENQEREIRAYADGYDIEIIKVYADLGVSGMTAEKRGQFQALLDDVESGRSDYQIVLYLDDSRWGRFVDSREADYYRMQLERKGVICQACDKNLTMTSTIADRIMTILKDESASEYCRQLSNKVFIGQCNLILKGYRQGGPAGFGLRRMLVDEFGKPKQELSIGQRKSLQTERVVLVPGPESERERICWMYDQFIAGRRESEIADALNANSWRTDFGRPWTRGTVREVLTNEKYIGNNLFNRSSCKLKSKQKANPENEWVRKEGAFASVVDAVQFYRVQNIIRDRHSKISDADLLARLKSLQLQTGRLSAMIIDESENMPPSSLYCTRFGGLLRAYRLIGYIPERDYRYVEINQKLRILHSDVLSKTISEIQRVCGRTIAIDSCTNLLELNHNLFMSIVISRCFISPPGIRRWKIRFDTGLHPDITVAVRMDSQNENIYDYYILPALEFGNNELKLQDENIELWDSFRTDSLHYILEMGINVNLDEVV